The following coding sequences are from one Streptomyces dengpaensis window:
- a CDS encoding lantibiotic dehydratase: MVWPDLNGPSANSTSWRSWLQQTWQTADFATAVKAASPDLANRVTQVCAGHSLPDPAVRRTVLSVLRYLLRARTRATPFGLFAGVAAARIGAAPALRMGTGHQASARPDAAWTTTLIDRFEEHSGLRPHLMLLASSLIVERDGYVVIEHRPRGTRDGAAVHVQIRVTGPIREALDSARTPILWRDLAAKLSASFPTAPLTTIEKLLAGLVRQRFLITGLGAAMTVTDPLAALLTHTQHLAPDETAELCEAPKTALDLRVDWDLVVPETVAEEAAAAAKALTRLAPRAALTGWAEWHTRFLERYGTRAVVPVLDAVEALGYPPGYLGSTSASAPSPLPDRDSRLIKLAHAAGMQRRLEVELDDAAIEELATTDPGHAVQPSTEVTVRIDATSGPAMQQGEFTLHVVGVARSAGTTTGRFLGLLGAEDRRRMTKVYAGLPGVHRGAVVAQISSTPLSVPAENVARAPQVTDLVISLGDYQGSDTSLIPITDLAVTADAERLHLVSLSRRRPVHTLLLNAVDLGYHTHPLARFLAEAPVALAVPCTGFMWGTAASNLPFLPALRYGRTILSPARWLLTSDDLPAAPAPWPQWDEALNQWRRDVHLPERVYLSEADQCMALDLTEPSHRALLRTHLDREGKVTLRAGPKPGDLGWAGGRAHEVVIPLVATDQAVAPVRGSVHVVSREHGHLPGCDNRIYLQLHGHRDRQNSLLTRHLPTLFEELGGPRWWFVRYQDPEDHLRVRLTCAPGTLGSAIEQIGEWTRQLRRSGLITHASLETYHPETARFGGPAAMDAAEEYFAADTTAALAQLAVQAGKNAPDLRAMTAASMVDIATGLLGNHPAAMRWLIEHTRTGTTAPPRAVYRQAVDLVNAAPSGLDARVTTSWSARRVALVAYRSALEDSETHAQDLLPDLLHLHHVRMCGPGLPQERAHLHLARAAALSWTARARRTP, translated from the coding sequence ATGGTCTGGCCGGACCTGAACGGCCCGTCAGCGAACAGCACGTCGTGGCGGTCGTGGCTGCAACAGACCTGGCAGACGGCCGACTTCGCAACCGCCGTCAAAGCCGCGAGCCCGGACCTCGCGAATCGAGTGACCCAGGTCTGTGCCGGCCACTCGCTGCCGGATCCCGCCGTACGCCGCACAGTGCTCTCCGTGCTGCGCTACCTGCTGCGGGCCCGCACGCGCGCCACCCCATTCGGTCTCTTCGCCGGGGTCGCGGCCGCGCGAATAGGCGCCGCCCCCGCGCTGCGCATGGGCACCGGGCACCAGGCATCCGCCAGACCCGACGCGGCATGGACCACGACCCTCATCGACCGGTTCGAGGAACACAGCGGACTGCGGCCCCATCTGATGCTGCTCGCCTCCAGCCTCATCGTCGAGCGCGACGGGTACGTGGTGATCGAGCACCGCCCACGCGGCACGCGCGACGGCGCTGCCGTACACGTGCAGATACGCGTGACCGGACCGATCCGCGAAGCCCTGGACAGCGCACGGACACCGATCCTGTGGAGGGACCTTGCCGCGAAGCTCTCCGCCAGTTTCCCGACCGCGCCGCTCACCACGATCGAGAAGCTGCTCGCCGGCCTTGTCAGGCAACGATTCCTGATCACCGGCCTCGGCGCGGCGATGACGGTCACCGACCCACTCGCGGCCCTCCTCACACACACGCAGCATCTCGCACCCGACGAGACAGCAGAGTTGTGCGAGGCCCCCAAGACCGCGCTCGATCTGCGGGTGGACTGGGACCTGGTCGTCCCGGAAACGGTGGCCGAGGAGGCAGCAGCAGCGGCCAAGGCACTCACCCGTCTCGCGCCCCGCGCAGCGCTGACCGGATGGGCCGAGTGGCACACCCGGTTCCTTGAGCGGTACGGGACAAGGGCGGTCGTCCCCGTCCTGGACGCCGTCGAGGCGCTCGGATACCCACCCGGCTACCTCGGGTCCACCTCCGCGTCGGCGCCCTCCCCCCTGCCCGACCGTGACAGCCGACTCATCAAACTCGCCCACGCCGCCGGGATGCAGCGCCGCCTTGAAGTCGAACTCGACGATGCCGCCATCGAGGAACTGGCCACCACAGATCCCGGGCACGCCGTCCAGCCGAGCACCGAGGTGACCGTGCGCATCGACGCCACGAGCGGTCCGGCCATGCAGCAGGGCGAGTTCACACTGCACGTCGTCGGGGTGGCGCGCTCGGCCGGAACGACCACCGGCCGCTTCCTGGGCCTGCTGGGCGCCGAGGACCGTCGCCGCATGACCAAGGTGTACGCCGGGCTGCCCGGAGTGCACCGAGGCGCCGTCGTTGCGCAGATCAGCTCCACCCCGCTGTCCGTACCCGCTGAGAACGTCGCGCGTGCCCCGCAGGTGACCGATCTGGTGATCTCGCTCGGCGACTACCAGGGCTCGGACACCAGCCTCATTCCCATCACGGACCTTGCGGTGACCGCCGACGCCGAACGGCTGCACCTGGTCTCGCTCTCCCGCCGCCGCCCGGTGCACACGCTGCTGCTCAACGCCGTAGACCTGGGCTACCACACCCATCCGCTGGCCCGATTCCTGGCCGAGGCACCCGTCGCGCTGGCCGTCCCATGCACCGGATTCATGTGGGGCACTGCCGCCTCCAACCTGCCGTTTCTGCCTGCGCTGCGCTACGGACGCACGATCCTGTCCCCGGCCCGCTGGCTCCTCACCAGCGACGACCTCCCCGCCGCGCCGGCACCGTGGCCGCAGTGGGACGAGGCCCTGAACCAATGGCGCCGTGACGTTCATCTGCCCGAGCGGGTATACCTGAGCGAGGCCGACCAGTGCATGGCCCTGGACCTGACGGAGCCCTCACACCGGGCCCTGCTGCGCACCCACCTGGACCGCGAGGGCAAGGTGACGCTGCGCGCAGGGCCGAAGCCGGGGGATCTGGGATGGGCCGGCGGCCGCGCTCACGAGGTCGTCATCCCCCTGGTCGCCACAGATCAGGCCGTTGCCCCCGTCCGAGGATCAGTCCACGTCGTCAGCCGCGAGCACGGCCATCTGCCCGGCTGCGACAACCGCATCTACCTCCAGCTCCACGGGCATCGCGACCGGCAGAACTCCCTCCTGACCCGGCACCTGCCGACCCTGTTCGAAGAACTGGGCGGACCCCGTTGGTGGTTCGTGCGCTACCAAGACCCCGAGGACCACCTCCGCGTCCGTCTGACCTGCGCGCCCGGCACGCTCGGCTCTGCCATCGAGCAGATCGGCGAGTGGACCCGGCAGCTTCGGCGCAGCGGCCTGATCACCCACGCCAGCCTGGAGACCTACCATCCGGAGACGGCGCGCTTCGGCGGCCCCGCGGCGATGGACGCAGCCGAGGAGTATTTCGCCGCCGACACGACCGCCGCCCTGGCCCAACTCGCCGTACAGGCCGGGAAGAACGCGCCCGACCTCCGCGCGATGACCGCCGCGAGCATGGTGGACATCGCCACCGGCCTGCTCGGCAATCACCCCGCGGCAATGCGCTGGCTGATCGAGCACACCCGCACGGGCACGACTGCGCCGCCCCGCGCCGTCTACCGCCAAGCCGTCGACCTGGTGAACGCCGCGCCTTCGGGCCTGGACGCGCGCGTCACCACGAGCTGGTCCGCACGCCGCGTGGCACTGGTCGCCTACCGCAGCGCGCTGGAGGACTCGGAGACGCACGCCCAGGACCTGCTCCCTGATCTGCTGCATCTCCACCACGTCCGGATGTGCGGGCCGGGACTGCCCCAGGAACGCGCACACCTGCATCTGGCCAGAGCTGCCGCCCTGAGCTGGACAGCACGAGCAAGGAGGACACCGTGA
- a CDS encoding helix-turn-helix domain-containing protein — protein sequence MDSSMVARRSQHTLWHWATPQAVAVLATRDLGAILSFHRAVHGMNQSELGRLLGYDKTYISLLELGKRSLEDIGSCRYIAEALRLPLHVVGVTDPADTDHRAMLQFGESTVRLAEIARQSGHASEAVAELWPLVARLEARMEDGHTERDVLHLLARARVGLGVALGNVLPEERLSTAARWTAKSIDIARYFGAPSFTSYVLRMHGNELRKARLHGAAVDRLQHAAALAPDHEAKAAVLPLLARAAGALRNQPLFDEAMRETNRLLDETEHTLLFNPYALHEIRLRGLMATGRTDIAIQLVEQGSPVPTTTVAPQWRVIELITMAQVRLAADDCGGAAQSLHTAVDEAVRQRLPHQLQRIVRAAHHLLPEIREVADHALDRIRQEMAA from the coding sequence ATGGACAGCTCGATGGTGGCACGGCGCTCGCAACACACCCTGTGGCACTGGGCAACCCCACAGGCCGTGGCAGTCCTCGCCACCCGTGATCTCGGGGCCATCCTGAGCTTCCACCGCGCCGTGCACGGCATGAACCAGTCCGAACTCGGTCGGCTCCTCGGCTACGACAAGACGTACATCTCGCTCCTCGAACTGGGCAAACGGAGCCTCGAAGACATCGGCTCTTGCCGGTACATCGCCGAGGCCCTGCGTCTGCCCCTGCACGTCGTCGGCGTCACCGATCCCGCGGACACCGACCACCGCGCCATGCTCCAGTTCGGCGAGTCCACCGTCCGCCTCGCTGAGATCGCCCGGCAGTCCGGACACGCCTCCGAAGCCGTCGCCGAGCTCTGGCCCCTGGTCGCCCGGCTCGAAGCGCGCATGGAGGACGGGCACACGGAACGGGACGTCCTGCACCTCCTGGCACGAGCCCGTGTCGGCCTCGGCGTCGCCCTGGGCAACGTCCTGCCAGAGGAACGACTGAGCACCGCCGCCCGCTGGACCGCGAAGAGCATCGACATCGCCCGCTACTTCGGCGCCCCGTCCTTCACCTCTTACGTTCTGCGCATGCACGGCAACGAACTGCGCAAGGCCCGCCTCCACGGCGCCGCCGTCGACCGACTGCAGCACGCGGCTGCCCTTGCACCAGACCACGAGGCGAAAGCAGCAGTGCTGCCGCTCCTCGCTCGCGCGGCCGGCGCCCTTCGGAACCAGCCCCTGTTCGACGAGGCGATGAGGGAAACGAACCGGCTCCTCGACGAGACCGAACACACGTTGTTGTTCAACCCCTACGCCCTGCACGAGATCCGGTTGCGGGGGTTGATGGCCACTGGCAGGACCGACATCGCCATACAACTGGTCGAGCAGGGCAGTCCTGTGCCGACGACCACCGTCGCCCCGCAGTGGCGCGTGATCGAGCTCATCACCATGGCCCAGGTACGGCTGGCCGCCGACGACTGCGGCGGCGCCGCGCAGTCCCTGCACACCGCCGTCGACGAAGCTGTCCGCCAGCGCCTTCCCCACCAATTGCAGCGCATCGTGCGCGCGGCGCACCACCTGCTGCCGGAGATCAGAGAAGTCGCAGACCATGCCCTGGACCGGATTCGGCAAGAGATGGCCGCCTAA
- the cutA gene encoding divalent-cation tolerance protein CutA, giving the protein MANEIVIAQTTIDNEEQARALARGAVESKLAAGVHIDAPITAVYWWKNEVETAREWRISYMTTTDRLPQLEAWLSEKHPYDVPQWITLPVTGGSEAYLSWVVEETTRD; this is encoded by the coding sequence ATGGCCAACGAGATTGTGATCGCGCAGACGACCATCGACAACGAGGAACAGGCAAGGGCGCTGGCACGGGGCGCGGTTGAGAGCAAGTTGGCAGCGGGCGTTCACATCGACGCGCCGATCACCGCCGTCTACTGGTGGAAGAACGAGGTCGAGACGGCGCGGGAGTGGCGTATCTCGTACATGACGACGACAGACCGTCTCCCGCAGCTGGAGGCATGGCTGTCCGAGAAGCACCCGTATGACGTCCCTCAGTGGATCACGCTGCCTGTGACCGGCGGGTCGGAGGCGTACCTGTCGTGGGTTGTTGAGGAGACAACGCGGGACTGA
- the fxlM gene encoding methyltransferase, FxLD system encodes MTAIGDSTVHDPDALRADMVRALRDQDAITSEPVAAAFAKVPRHRFAPDAPLELAYDLHRTVPVKKDELGLDISVMSAAHLQGVMLEQADIEPGMKVLEIGSGGYNAALIQELVGSDGAVTTVDIDRDIVDRARLCLDDAGYGQVKTVVADGEAGVPDGAPYDRIIVTAAAWDIPPSWISELAAKGRLVVPLTVRGTTRSIAFDRDGEGLVSDSYRLARFVPMQGEGAAKERKALLRDGVAVQTEDVRVPLNTEALNRALDTPRLEFWSGAAYDLPDELELYLTLHLSRPARLHASRDIVENGLVEASALLGVPALVSEDSIAYRTRRENEDTDGFESGVVAHGPQAEALADQYLNLLRHWAQDHRRRGAATIRYLPGTAPSPLPQNTVLKRHGIVTVTWH; translated from the coding sequence ATGACTGCTATCGGTGACTCGACCGTTCACGATCCAGACGCGCTGCGTGCGGACATGGTCCGTGCACTCCGTGACCAGGACGCGATCACGTCCGAGCCTGTCGCCGCTGCCTTCGCCAAAGTGCCCCGGCACCGGTTCGCACCGGACGCGCCCCTGGAACTCGCCTACGACCTTCACCGCACCGTGCCGGTCAAGAAGGACGAGCTCGGCCTGGACATCAGCGTCATGTCCGCCGCACACCTCCAGGGCGTGATGCTGGAGCAGGCCGACATCGAGCCCGGCATGAAGGTCCTGGAGATCGGCTCCGGCGGATACAACGCCGCGCTCATCCAGGAACTCGTGGGCAGCGACGGGGCGGTCACCACGGTCGACATCGACCGTGACATCGTCGACCGCGCCCGTCTGTGCTTGGACGACGCCGGGTACGGACAGGTGAAGACCGTAGTTGCCGACGGCGAGGCCGGTGTTCCCGATGGAGCACCGTACGACCGGATCATCGTTACCGCGGCCGCGTGGGACATCCCTCCGTCGTGGATCAGTGAGCTTGCCGCGAAGGGCAGGCTCGTCGTCCCGCTGACGGTGCGCGGCACGACTCGTTCGATCGCGTTCGACCGCGACGGCGAGGGTCTGGTCAGCGACTCCTACCGTCTGGCCCGCTTCGTGCCCATGCAGGGCGAAGGAGCTGCAAAGGAACGCAAGGCGTTGCTGCGGGACGGCGTCGCCGTGCAGACCGAGGACGTGCGGGTACCGCTCAACACAGAGGCACTGAATCGCGCCCTGGACACCCCCAGGCTGGAGTTCTGGTCGGGAGCGGCCTACGACCTGCCCGACGAGCTGGAGCTGTACCTCACGCTCCATCTGTCGAGGCCGGCCCGGCTGCATGCGTCCAGGGACATCGTCGAGAACGGGCTCGTGGAAGCATCGGCCCTGCTCGGTGTGCCGGCGCTGGTCAGCGAGGACAGCATCGCGTACCGCACCCGCCGTGAGAACGAGGACACCGACGGCTTCGAGAGCGGCGTGGTCGCCCACGGGCCGCAAGCCGAAGCACTCGCGGACCAGTACCTGAATCTGCTCCGGCACTGGGCCCAGGACCACCGCCGTCGGGGAGCGGCAACGATCAGGTACCTGCCGGGCACCGCCCCGTCCCCCCTACCCCAGAACACCGTGCTCAAGCGCCACGGCATCGTCACGGTGACCTGGCACTAA
- a CDS encoding helix-turn-helix transcriptional regulator, whose amino-acid sequence MPDPFAELLLRLRKDAGRTQEQQADAINAVSGRATLTRREISRYEKFENVPTDHTLAHIAAASGVPFEELLREAKAARARRRRWNVREEEDQDDVKRRKLLGSAVIGVSAAAEPWGRLAFALSRGSRIDTPAAVALINRAADLHVQELNLSARRLQSTVESHLDAITAALPHAGEHERALTIAAGETAALAGWVAWDLGEYDKAGAYYDVTTECAAKAGHPPLRALALTYASYGAPTPKRKLELLAQASQDVRGHGNAAAAAWVLARQAEEAAAVGDETGALRALDRARFAYDFADHTSEQAWVRFVTPYRMDSLALSVYGQLGRSELTATADTAVDRLGDELPDGGVVVLGDLASALLRGGDVEQGVYVSRQFTAASQAKPNTMGKERAAKIAAWLPDSERELAHHLRQFAS is encoded by the coding sequence ATGCCAGATCCGTTCGCCGAACTGTTGCTCCGGCTCCGGAAGGACGCAGGCCGGACGCAAGAGCAGCAGGCAGACGCGATCAACGCTGTCTCCGGCCGGGCAACCCTGACCCGCCGGGAGATCAGCCGCTATGAGAAGTTCGAGAACGTCCCTACGGACCACACACTCGCCCACATCGCAGCGGCCTCCGGCGTCCCCTTCGAAGAACTACTGCGGGAGGCCAAGGCCGCCCGCGCCCGACGGAGGAGGTGGAACGTCCGTGAAGAGGAGGACCAGGACGACGTGAAGCGCCGCAAGCTGCTGGGCAGCGCCGTCATCGGCGTAAGCGCGGCTGCCGAGCCCTGGGGGCGACTCGCCTTTGCTCTCAGCAGGGGCTCCCGCATCGACACGCCCGCTGCGGTCGCGCTCATCAACCGAGCTGCTGACCTGCACGTCCAGGAACTCAATCTCAGTGCCCGCCGCCTGCAGAGCACGGTTGAGTCGCACCTTGACGCGATCACCGCCGCCCTGCCTCACGCCGGCGAGCACGAACGGGCTCTCACCATCGCAGCCGGGGAGACCGCTGCCCTTGCCGGATGGGTGGCCTGGGACCTGGGCGAGTACGACAAGGCTGGCGCCTATTACGACGTCACGACTGAGTGCGCGGCGAAGGCCGGGCATCCTCCCCTCAGAGCCTTGGCCCTCACCTACGCCAGCTACGGGGCTCCGACACCGAAGAGGAAGCTAGAACTCCTGGCCCAGGCCTCCCAGGATGTGCGCGGCCACGGCAACGCCGCGGCCGCAGCCTGGGTCCTCGCAAGGCAGGCGGAGGAAGCTGCCGCGGTCGGCGACGAGACAGGTGCGCTGCGTGCGCTTGATCGAGCACGCTTCGCTTACGACTTCGCGGATCACACCAGCGAACAGGCATGGGTCCGCTTCGTGACGCCGTACCGGATGGATTCGTTGGCCCTGTCCGTGTACGGGCAGTTGGGGCGATCCGAACTCACCGCCACGGCCGACACCGCGGTCGACCGCCTCGGGGACGAACTACCGGATGGCGGCGTCGTCGTCCTCGGTGATCTCGCCTCGGCCCTCCTGCGCGGAGGGGACGTCGAACAAGGCGTCTACGTATCGCGCCAGTTCACGGCCGCGTCACAAGCCAAGCCCAACACGATGGGCAAGGAACGCGCCGCGAAAATCGCCGCGTGGCTCCCCGACAGTGAGCGGGAACTCGCCCATCACTTGCGGCAGTTCGCGTCCTGA
- a CDS encoding ATP-binding protein: MTERTITLATGAMTTTRSVALAASAWDPAVESGFEVDFLPADNRTGQMRRITRAQLRHWDLTMLADDATLVVSELVTNAIKHGKGRPVGLRVRRSAYELRIEVTDGTATPARMRSAGVADENGRGLFLVAAVAKEWGVSPDGTMTWCSLAIPDGRS, encoded by the coding sequence ATGACGGAGCGAACCATCACTCTCGCCACGGGAGCGATGACGACCACCAGGTCTGTTGCCCTTGCTGCCTCAGCCTGGGACCCGGCAGTCGAGAGCGGCTTCGAGGTCGACTTCCTCCCGGCTGACAACCGCACCGGGCAGATGAGACGGATCACAAGAGCCCAGCTGCGTCACTGGGACCTGACGATGCTGGCCGACGACGCCACGCTCGTCGTCTCCGAGTTGGTCACCAACGCCATCAAGCATGGCAAGGGAAGACCGGTCGGACTCAGGGTGCGACGCTCCGCCTATGAACTTCGCATCGAAGTGACCGACGGCACCGCGACTCCGGCCCGGATGCGTTCCGCCGGCGTGGCCGACGAGAACGGCCGCGGCCTCTTCCTCGTCGCAGCCGTCGCGAAGGAGTGGGGCGTGAGCCCCGACGGCACCATGACGTGGTGCTCCCTTGCGATCCCCGATGGCAGATCGTAA
- a CDS encoding DUF6415 family natural product biosynthesis protein produces MVAVTADVAVRLLSQRASNDHETLGVVLYGLRRFLASEAIDEQLYNDLEAVLGEYAHPVPHLVTAIAARFRKATTTFVEIVPFLVQPYPVDEMRRLIYLSAEHPHPDDAPGHLRRLALAILAILDLMGDTAS; encoded by the coding sequence ATGGTCGCAGTGACAGCTGACGTCGCCGTGCGGTTGCTGAGCCAGCGAGCCTCCAACGATCACGAGACGCTGGGTGTGGTCCTGTACGGCCTTCGCCGCTTCCTCGCCAGCGAGGCGATCGACGAGCAGCTGTACAACGACCTGGAGGCTGTACTCGGCGAGTACGCCCACCCTGTCCCGCATCTGGTCACGGCCATCGCGGCGCGGTTCCGCAAGGCGACCACCACGTTCGTGGAGATCGTTCCGTTCCTCGTGCAGCCGTACCCGGTCGACGAGATGCGGCGCCTGATCTACCTGAGCGCCGAGCACCCCCACCCCGATGACGCGCCGGGCCACCTCCGACGGCTCGCCCTGGCCATCCTCGCGATTCTCGACCTGATGGGAGATACCGCCTCATGA
- a CDS encoding TauD/TfdA family dioxygenase, which translates to MRRVHQPYADVFVRNRIDLTVPGAEEQIAGRLRDTGLVTVDGLASRTAVLAFATRIMNLVPHRDSDPDGLTTRDTRRDPHRAGFAGFGNGPLEPHTERSGTPNPPRLMLLVCGQAAVTGGECLLTDGQSVHSDLFTRERDAGVALAQPRTALFGAGDGHATQVFTVHDDLRVSVRLRFDGLARWNPIVQPYLPQLRAAAVRHQARLPLAPGQGYLLDNERWLHARRAFTGDRLFWRALGEPLFPMPQGFVPAPTSVPTLLLSEAG; encoded by the coding sequence ATGCGCCGAGTTCATCAGCCGTACGCCGACGTCTTCGTGCGCAACCGTATCGACCTCACCGTGCCAGGAGCGGAAGAGCAGATCGCGGGGCGGCTGCGGGACACAGGCCTGGTCACTGTCGACGGTCTCGCCTCGCGCACTGCCGTGCTCGCCTTTGCCACCCGGATCATGAATCTGGTGCCGCACCGCGACAGTGACCCGGACGGCCTCACCACCCGCGACACCCGACGCGACCCGCATCGGGCGGGCTTTGCTGGCTTTGGCAACGGCCCCCTCGAACCGCACACTGAACGCTCCGGCACACCCAATCCGCCCCGTCTGATGCTCCTTGTGTGCGGGCAAGCTGCCGTGACCGGTGGGGAATGCCTGCTCACCGACGGGCAGTCCGTGCATTCCGACCTCTTCACTCGTGAAAGGGACGCCGGAGTTGCGCTGGCACAACCCCGCACCGCGCTCTTCGGCGCCGGCGACGGCCACGCCACACAGGTGTTCACCGTGCACGACGATCTGAGGGTGTCCGTTCGTCTGCGGTTCGACGGGCTGGCGCGCTGGAACCCGATCGTTCAGCCCTACCTCCCGCAACTGCGGGCCGCAGCCGTACGTCATCAGGCGCGTCTCCCCCTGGCTCCCGGCCAGGGCTACCTGCTGGACAACGAACGCTGGCTGCATGCACGACGTGCCTTCACCGGCGATCGGCTCTTCTGGCGTGCCCTTGGTGAGCCACTGTTCCCCATGCCGCAGGGGTTCGTTCCCGCCCCCACCTCCGTCCCCACACTATTGCTCTCGGAGGCGGGATGA
- a CDS encoding FxLD family lanthipeptide translates to MTVQLEHPVAPAQPAAEQQESADFDLDITIVEGGPAADQLIRLTNDGCGSTCQSACTSCP, encoded by the coding sequence ATGACCGTTCAACTGGAGCACCCGGTCGCGCCCGCGCAGCCGGCCGCCGAACAGCAGGAGTCCGCTGACTTCGACCTGGACATCACGATCGTCGAAGGCGGCCCCGCCGCGGACCAGCTCATCCGTCTGACGAACGACGGCTGCGGCTCGACGTGCCAGTCCGCGTGCACGAGCTGCCCGTAA
- a CDS encoding NUDIX hydrolase: MAYTPPTWPVSVKGVAVDSRRRVLLLKNEREEWELPGGRLEPSDGTPELAVEREIEEETGWAVKAGPLLDVWIYQPLPVTMPDRRVVIVTYGCSVLTPDKIPVVSHEHKQLGMFTANKVPGLTMPDGYKQSIAAWYARM; this comes from the coding sequence ATGGCGTACACGCCCCCCACCTGGCCCGTCTCCGTAAAGGGCGTGGCCGTGGACAGCCGCCGACGCGTACTGCTGCTGAAGAACGAGCGCGAGGAATGGGAGCTGCCCGGAGGCCGACTCGAACCCTCCGATGGCACGCCGGAGTTGGCAGTGGAGAGGGAGATCGAGGAGGAGACCGGCTGGGCGGTCAAGGCCGGTCCTCTGCTGGACGTGTGGATCTACCAGCCCCTGCCTGTGACCATGCCGGACCGGCGAGTCGTGATCGTCACCTACGGCTGCAGCGTCCTCACCCCGGACAAGATCCCCGTGGTGAGTCACGAGCACAAGCAGCTCGGCATGTTCACCGCCAACAAAGTGCCCGGCCTGACCATGCCGGACGGATACAAGCAGTCCATCGCCGCCTGGTACGCACGGATGTGA